AATGTTTAGCAATAACTATCGACTATGTAAAAGAACGCAAACTTTTTGGAAAACCATTGTCAAAATTCCAGAATACACAGTTTACTATAGCGGAAATGGCTTCGGAAATTGCTGTTGGCCGTAGTTTTATTGATGACCTGATACTGCATCACATTCAGGGTGAAGATGTTGTCAAAGAAACCTGCATGGCAAAGTACTGGATATGTGAAACAGCAAAGCGTGTTGCCGACCGTTGCTTGCAACTTTTTGGCGGTTATGGGTACTGTACTGAATATCCTGTGTCACGATTTTATGTTGATGCACGGATTCAGACAATCTATGCAGGAACATCCGAAGTGATGAAAATGATTGTCTCAAAAATGATGGGATTGTAATTTAGTAGTTGACATTCGTGATAAATTGTAGTGTAATCCTTGCGTTTTTCACAATATGTTCACAATTTTAAAATTGTTGAATTATGGAGGCCGTTATGAATCCAGTGATACGCAAGGGTTACACGTATATGGCGTGGCTTTTCATTGGTGTTGATACCGCTTTTTGGGGAACTATCTCCCTTTTTTCCTGGTTTGTAAGCCCAAAGGGTAACCTGGCGCACTTCTGCATGCAGAACTGGTCAAAAAATATACTCTGGTTTTGCGGCATTCGCTATCAGGTTGAAGGTCTTGAAAATATTTCTAAAGATAAAGTTCAGATATTTGCATCAAACCATCAGAGCTTTTTTGATGTATGGTTGCTCAGTGCTATTATACCAGTAAAGTTTGGCTGGACAGCAAAAAAGGAGCTTTTCAAGATCCCATTTATGGGATGGCACATGACGTTAAGTGGCTACATCCCTATTGACAGAAAAAACAGGGAGCGGGCAATTGAAAGCATGAAATTGGCTGCCATTAAAATACGGAAAGGTAATCGCATCATGATATTTCCTGAAGGTACACGCAGCCGCACAGGAGTATTACAGCCGTTTAAAAAAGGCTTGTTTTATTTATGCATTGAAACAGGAGTGCCGATAGTTCCTATTTATATACACGGTACCTATCAGCGGCTTAAACCTGAGTCAGGTGATATTAATCCCGGGAAGGTATATGTGCTTGTTGGCAAAGAGATGCCAACCAGTGATTATACCGTTGATACCATTGAGCAGGCAATGGAAGATTTACGCC
The nucleotide sequence above comes from Spirochaetota bacterium. Encoded proteins:
- a CDS encoding lysophospholipid acyltransferase family protein, with translation MNPVIRKGYTYMAWLFIGVDTAFWGTISLFSWFVSPKGNLAHFCMQNWSKNILWFCGIRYQVEGLENISKDKVQIFASNHQSFFDVWLLSAIIPVKFGWTAKKELFKIPFMGWHMTLSGYIPIDRKNRERAIESMKLAAIKIRKGNRIMIFPEGTRSRTGVLQPFKKGLFYLCIETGVPIVPIYIHGTYQRLKPESGDINPGKVYVLVGKEMPTSDYTVDTIEQAMEDLRQRILALQNECLQRYGEAV